The sequence below is a genomic window from Ipomoea triloba cultivar NCNSP0323 chromosome 2, ASM357664v1.
GCACAAATAAATGATGGGTTGATGAAATCTTCACTCAAAGACAATAATCCATTTGTTTCCTTCTGGATTGACACTGCTTATCCTTTTAACATATCTAATGCTGTTTTGGAGTGTCTTGAATTCCTTTTGCTGCTTAGTCTTTGTCTTGCATTCTATACTCATTTTCCTTGTTTCTTCCTGCTTGCCACATTGATTCAATCACCATTAACAGGACTGGTATGCCCCTTTCGTTGTCTGGTTAGAGTAGTTGCCTAATCCAAGTTTTGGATTTTTAGACAAACATATATGATGTTCGGATGCCAGAAATCATTAACGTTTCTTCATATGCTCAAACTGTGGATTAATCATCATGATGTTGTTGAACAAAAATCAAGATGATCTCTGGATTAAGTATTGTCCGTtcattagtttcattttataggCATATTGTACATTTAGATTTAGTAGTAACAGGGAAGTGCTATAGAAGGTACTGATGAAGATATTAAGTTATTAATCATAACTAGTTGTTGGTAAAACATTATAAGTTACCATGGAGATTATGTAGTTTATAAGTATGATCAATATATTAGAGTAATTGGTAAGATTACTTCACACATTGCCATTTTAAAGACATGAACATAAATGTTTTTAATGTGGTATTGTTTTAGTTTCCAATCTAGAGGAGTAAAGAATTCAAAATCTGAAGTTTGGAAAGGCTTTAAGAGGACTGGAATCAACCTTCAGAAGGGCTCTATAATAGCTCAAATGGAAATGGAGCCGTCAGCATCAGCTTCCTCCAAAGCTGCAGCAGAGGATTTAATCTCCACTGCCTCAGCTACTAACAGCAATGCCACAGGCTCGTCGGTTGAGGAGGTGGTTGTTCAGTATGTGGTGTTGAGAAGAGATCTGATAGACACATGGCCACTGGGAAGCATTGTTACGCAGGGCTGCCATGCTGCCGTTGCTGCAATTTGGTCCAATAAGGAGGACCCTGTCACCCTCCAGTATTGTGCCCCTGCCAATCTTGACTCTATGCACAAGGTAACACTGGAAGTTAAAGGTGAAGCCCAGATATTAAACTTGTCTGGAAAACTAAAAGAAGGCGGCATTGCTCATAAATTGTGGATTGAACAACCAGAGAATATCCCTACCTGTCTTGCGACGAAACCTTATCCAAAATCACTCGTATCGTCATTCTTCAAAAAGCTAAAGCTCTGTAAGTGAAAACCTTCTCCCAACTTGATGAATGTGAAGCTGCCATTTGatcttgttttgtatttttcatGGCCTGGCCCATGAAcgtttttggttttattttgtaAGTTTTTGTCACCTGAATTTAtctcttgtgacaaattttatatactgaAACAATGAAGAAGAATTCTTTACTTTTGACAGTCCTTTTTACCATATGATgttcatattttcattttttttaccattGATAGCGTAAATGAGACCGGGGGTTACGACTACGCTACAAATATGCATGTTGTGAATAAGTAAAAGAGGACACTCGGTTTATTGGTCGGTCGGCCAGCCTATCAAGTGACAATTGAGCGGTCCAAGGCTATGTTGTATTACAAGTGGAGTAGATTACAATGTAAAGTAAATCACAAGTGGTGTCATGTTATAGCGTATTGAATATGACAAATGAGggtggagggggggggggtgtggtGTAACcatcctatttatactaactTGGCTATGCATTTAATGCTTTCATAtgcaagtggcttgacgtggTGCACTCTTGTTTGTTTGGTCAAACGGTCGCCCCCCAACTTGTGTAGGTTATTGTTTGAGATGACAGAGCCGTTATTCCTGCAAGTTGTTAGCCGCCCCACCTGCAAACGCAAGTGGGCTTCCTTTATTTGTAGTGCGAGCTAAACTTCCCAACTTGTGGAGTGCGTCACACCGTAGGTCGACCATTGACCTCAGGCGGACTGGTTGGATGGTGCTCCATTGGGGCGATTCCACGGGTGACCCGAGAactaggggtgggcatttcggtctttggttcggtttttttttttttttgaaaaaattaaaccattcggtttcGATTCGGATttacttcggttcggttttgGTTCGGCTTTAGACCCTCGAATGTCAACATTTCTTAATTTTTCGAACATACTACcaaataatacatatttatataatcaatatccaaaatctaaacattatataacataaTAGCAAATCAAAGTTCAAATATACAACTAAAGTACTAAgtactaattagtaattaccaaGCATCACATAGTTCAAAACCAATGTTCAAACACTACAagcatgaaacatcacatagtTCAAATCCAatgttcaaacttcaaagaTTACAAACTTGAAACATCACATATCCtaaatccaaagtctaatacCAACATAAGAATTCAAACACAATCAACATATCCAAACTTTAATACCAACAtagcaattcaaagttcaaacacaaTCAACATAGCAATCCAAATTCCAAAGTCATATCTTGTTCAGTTGTTCATCACTTCATCTATCATCATAGATCAATATCATGATGTTGCTCTGCTGATTTGCGGATCTCTGTacaacaaaacaaaaggaaaaaaaacacaataaataataaaatattaaagcataaaataatatagtatatactatacataaattcataataaaatatagaattGTCACTTACCTTCTACAAAATAAGAAGTCAGATCAGCACAAGAACAGGGTCGGCCTCTTGAAAACAAGGTTCAAACATAATCAAAACGAATTAACAATCAAAAGAAGTCCAAAACAGAAGACAAATCAACAACCTAAGGGCCCTGGTTAGTGGATGCAACGGTAGAGGGGTCGACCAGATCTGTTAGAGGGTCGGAAAACAGTTCTGAGCCGAGTGGTGCTATATCCGCAGGTAGTACAGCGCGGACTTGTTCCCAATCATCCAGAAGGGCTTCCTCCAAAGACTAGTGTAGAGTGTTTTGCATGGCCCTTTTTCCCTAATAGAAACCCTAAGCAGTCATTCTCTGAAGCATCTTCGATCCCACTGGATTACATCGCTATGCTTGAAATAAGGGAAGAGCAACTTCCTCGGAAGTACAATTGGTTGAGACCAGGTCGGTTGGTCGGGAAGTAGAGTGGCGATGACATCCTAATGGACCTTATCGGAGCCCGAATTTTGCCTCAAAGCCCTCAACTGATCGTCCTTTTCCTTCGACACGTCATTGAGTTTTCTTAGCTTTTCTTCACGCTCCATACTAGCAACCTGGCATGTGCACAATCGGATACAGTGGAAACAGAAGACAAATCAACAACATAAGGGCCCTAGTTAGTGGATGCAACGGTACCACCCGATCTAAACGCCTTGATAACCTGATGTTTGTTTTACAAAACACGTCAACTTGGTTGCAAAAAATCCACTTTAGAAGTTAAGTAGGGTTAGTGATCTTTAGCCATACAAAGTACCTAGTGGGTAAGGTTTAGAAGGTCATTTGTTCAATGCCAACTTAATGGTAGAGACGAGTGATAAATGATGATAACCACTTGGTTGACTGGGCAAAACCATGCCGGTAGGGCTGGGATAACTCAACTGGATAAAACCTCGACCGAAAAGGCCGAGAGACAACAAGTAAATTTAATCACACACTCGACCAGGCAAGACCGTGTAGGATGGGGTAGAGTAACTCAACTGGACAAAATCTCAAACGAAAAGGTCGGGAGAGAACAAGTAAACTTAATCACACACTCAACCGGGTAAGACCGTGCAGCTAGGGTCAGAAtaacttttataaatattatttttattgttaatttatgcaaattatttttttaattcatttacaATTTTGGTTAGTTTtgtatattcttttatttattttaagagttaattaccaaaatggtccctcgattattgcaaaattaccaatttggtcctcaacaatttttcgtgaccaattaagtccctcgactttgaagaatttaaccaatttggtccttcgtttatttttccgttaaacatTCGTTAAaccgggaccaaattggtaattaattttcactgaaatggtcccttgactatagcaaaattaccaatttggtcctcaacaatttttcgtgaccaattaagtccctcgactttgaagaatttaaccaatttggtccctatttaacggatgtttaacggcaaaataaacggaggatcaaattggttaaatttttcaaagtcgagagacttaattaggcacgaggtcacgaaaaattgttgaggaccaaattggtaattttgcaataatcgagggaccattttggtaattaactcttaaaataaataaaagaatatacaAAACTAACCAAAATtgtaaatgaattaaaaaaataatttgcataaattaacaataaaaataatatttataaaagttaTTCTGACCCTAGCTGCACGGTCTTACCCGGTTGAGTGTGTGATTAAGTTTACTTGTTCTCTCCCGACCTTTTCGTTTGAGATTTTGTCCAGTTGAGTTACTCTACCCCATCCTACACGGTCTTGCCTGGTCGAGTGTGTGATTAAATTTACTTGTTGTCTCTCGGCCTTTTCGGTCGAGGTTTTATCCAGTTGAGTTATCCCAGCCCTACCGGCATGGTTTTGCCCAGTCAACCAAGTGGTTATCATCATTTATCACTCGTCTCTACCATTAAGTTGGCATTGAACAAATGACCTTCTAAACCTTACCCACTANATTCCGTTCAATACTTCAATCAATTCTCTCAAGGGTTACATTTGTTGAAGATTACGTTGCTATGACGTCCAATTCTCTAGTTCGCGTTAATTGACCAGCGTTACGTCTCTCTCTTTTGTTGGCTTCGTTGACATGAAGGAgggagtcatttccatttttggtcatactgttattggagcattgccaattttagtccac
It includes:
- the LOC116009243 gene encoding putative peptidyl-tRNA hydrolase PTRHD1 isoform X2, whose amino-acid sequence is MSRALVHSSLHYPRSLHLFSRSIPSPRTSLFTGEATGQSPATGCGQQSLTIINCFQSRGVKNSKSEVWKGFKRTGINLQKGSIIAQMEMEPSASASSKAAAEDLISTASATNSNATGSSVEEVVVQYVVLRRDLIDTWPLGSIVTQGCHAAVAAIWSNKEDPVTLQYCAPANLDSMHKVTLEVKGEAQILNLSGKLKEGGIAHKLWIEQPENIPTCLATKPYPKSLVSSFFKKLKLS
- the LOC116009243 gene encoding putative peptidyl-tRNA hydrolase PTRHD1 isoform X1, with the translated sequence MSRALVHSSLHYPRSLHLFSRSIPSPRTSLFTGEATGQSPATGCGQQSLTIINCFQSRGVKNSKSEVWKGFKRTGINLQKGSIIAQMEMEPSASASSKAAAEDLISTASATNSNATGSSVEEVVVQYVVLRRDLIDTWPLGSIVTQGCHAAVAAIWSNKEDPVTLQYCAPANLDSMHKVTLEVKGEAQILNLSGKLKEGGIAHKLWIEQPENIPTCLATKPYPKSLVSSFFKKLKLCK